The following coding sequences are from one Thermoleophilia bacterium window:
- a CDS encoding acyltransferase family protein has protein sequence MPGLDGLRAIAVIAVVLYHLNVGFVPGGLLGVGIFFTLSGYLITDILLEAWTGRRLKLSKFWLARARRLLPALFSMLVIVTVWVWIGDPGQMDNLRGLVLSSTFFTSNWWVIFQDVSYFDRFGPVSPLGHLWSLAIEEQFYIIWPFILLIGLKFVPPGVGTARSTRQRLRPRLAAVTLGLALVSVILMAVLYKPGFDMTRIYEGTDTRAFGLLLGAAVAMVWPSRRLDSRVTSKLKNQLDIVGVVSLIIIAILIWQTDQYSSFLYRGGLVLLSLATVALVAVMAHPASRLGPIIGCAPLRWIGVRSYAIYLWQLPIIALTTPPLQDGFSPVRGTIQVVAIFGISALSWTFLEDPVRQGAIGKLIQRWRDGWRPHWQSRTGAIGAFVALFLLITLAGLFGLSPSKPVAPLAYESTAADPPKALLTEAPPVVTTKSGTTEPTEPTDTECTSVAYIGDSTSVGLVSPDYLPDPADQLGGRLEAIGATDQHIDISGARSIYERVDGQPNAEDAAQAIKDGGFDGCWILGMGTNDTANQAVGSTIDSAARIERMMSVIGDEPALWINVKSQVPSGPYADANMKEWDDALLAACPSYSNMRVYDWRSKVKDEWFIEDGIHFTSDGYEARAQAIANAVTEAFPPWQLRRYKPDCLVPA, from the coding sequence ATGCCTGGCCTCGACGGCCTCAGGGCGATCGCGGTGATTGCGGTGGTCCTCTACCACCTGAACGTCGGCTTCGTCCCCGGAGGCCTGCTCGGCGTCGGCATCTTCTTCACGCTCAGCGGTTACCTGATTACCGACATCCTGCTCGAGGCCTGGACTGGGCGCCGGCTCAAGCTGAGCAAATTCTGGCTGGCCCGCGCCCGGCGCCTCTTGCCGGCCCTGTTCTCGATGCTGGTGATCGTCACCGTCTGGGTCTGGATCGGCGACCCCGGGCAGATGGACAACCTGCGGGGACTGGTCCTGTCTTCAACGTTCTTCACCAGCAACTGGTGGGTGATCTTCCAGGACGTGTCCTACTTCGACCGCTTCGGGCCGGTGTCACCACTCGGCCACCTCTGGTCACTGGCGATCGAGGAGCAGTTCTACATCATCTGGCCGTTCATCCTGCTGATCGGACTCAAGTTCGTGCCGCCCGGCGTCGGCACGGCCCGGTCCACGCGGCAGCGCCTGCGGCCGCGGCTCGCCGCGGTCACACTCGGCCTCGCCCTGGTCTCGGTGATCCTGATGGCGGTGCTCTACAAGCCGGGCTTCGACATGACCCGGATCTACGAAGGCACCGACACGAGGGCCTTCGGGCTGCTGCTGGGTGCCGCCGTGGCCATGGTCTGGCCGAGCCGCCGGCTCGACAGCCGGGTCACCAGCAAGCTGAAGAATCAGCTCGACATAGTCGGAGTGGTTTCGCTGATCATCATCGCGATCCTGATCTGGCAGACCGACCAGTATTCGTCCTTCCTCTACCGCGGGGGCCTGGTCCTGCTCTCGCTGGCGACGGTGGCCCTGGTCGCCGTGATGGCCCATCCGGCATCCCGGCTCGGCCCGATCATCGGCTGTGCGCCGCTGCGTTGGATCGGCGTGCGCTCGTACGCGATCTACCTCTGGCAGCTACCGATCATCGCCCTGACGACGCCGCCTCTCCAGGACGGCTTCAGCCCGGTGCGCGGCACGATCCAGGTCGTGGCGATCTTCGGGATCTCGGCCCTCTCCTGGACCTTCCTCGAGGACCCGGTCAGGCAGGGTGCGATCGGCAAGCTCATCCAGCGATGGCGAGACGGCTGGCGCCCACACTGGCAATCCCGAACCGGCGCGATCGGCGCTTTTGTAGCCCTGTTCCTGCTGATCACCCTGGCCGGACTGTTCGGCCTCTCGCCGTCGAAGCCGGTGGCGCCACTCGCCTACGAATCGACCGCGGCCGACCCGCCCAAGGCCCTGCTGACCGAGGCTCCGCCCGTGGTCACCACGAAGTCGGGAACCACGGAGCCGACCGAACCGACCGACACCGAGTGCACTTCGGTCGCCTACATCGGCGATTCGACCTCGGTCGGACTTGTCTCTCCGGACTACCTGCCGGATCCCGCCGACCAGCTCGGTGGACGCCTCGAAGCGATCGGCGCGACCGACCAGCACATCGACATTTCGGGCGCCCGTTCGATCTACGAACGGGTCGACGGCCAGCCGAACGCCGAAGATGCCGCCCAGGCGATCAAGGACGGCGGTTTTGACGGCTGCTGGATCCTCGGCATGGGCACCAATGACACGGCCAACCAGGCCGTCGGTTCCACGATCGACTCTGCTGCCCGCATTGAACGCATGATGTCGGTGATCGGCGACGAACCCGCCCTGTGGATCAACGTCAAGTCACAGGTGCCTTCCGGCCCTTACGCAGATGCCAACATGAAGGAGTGGGACGACGCCCTGCTGGCCGCCTGCCCGTCGTATTCGAACATGCGCGTCTACGACTGGAGGTCGAAGGTCAAGGACGAATGGTTCATCGAGGACGGCATCCATTTCACTTCGGACGGATACGAAGCACGCGCCCAGGCGATCGCCAATGCGGTCACCGAGGCCTTCCCGCCCTGGCAGCTGCGGCGCTACAAACCTGACTGTCTCGTTCCCGCCTGA
- a CDS encoding 1-deoxy-D-xylulose-5-phosphate synthase, with protein MTKTSLLSGIDGPADLHGLSDAELQGVAEEVRTYIIDVIGEIGGHFGANLGTCEIAVALHSVLDSPRDKILWDVGHQAYPHKILTGRRDELPTIRQYEGLAPFCSIPESEHDIMGAGHASTSISYGVGLKEAMRKGIGEDGRVVAVIGDGALTGGVAYEAMHAAGGLGTPMVILLNDNGMSISPNVGALSSYFQRARLRPGLFHAREEVEDRLTKLPLGLGKRIERLGPELKSAIKAYWAPGLLFEELDLAYMGVIDGHDVGAVRRALNEAFAADRPVVVHVHTVKGRGFAPAEEGGLSGMETWHAAKPGSIVNGAPASKPKLVPIQESDAPASIAPEILEKPVPKAAPPQYTQVFSGAMVKEAEADPRVIGITAAMAGGAGLQQLADERPGQYYDVGIAEQNAVLMAGGIALQGGKPVCAIYSTFLQRAYDQIVHDVCLQKLDVTFAMDRAGLVGDDGPTHHGVFDIAYFRPLPNVVVMAPRDEAMLVHMLHTAISHDGPAALRYPRGAAAGVELPAEPENIPIGTGETLRNGERIALIGYGSGVGIALEAADQLEQQGVRPTVADARFVKPLDAELIERLAIGHDLIVTIEEGVLQGGFGSAVLEYLEDNFPNPGGRARVLRIGLPDRYVTHGKPGLLLEEVGLTADAVSARILSVIDSSAELTR; from the coding sequence ATAACAAAGACGTCGTTGCTCTCGGGCATCGACGGCCCGGCTGACCTCCATGGCCTTTCCGATGCGGAGCTCCAGGGCGTCGCCGAAGAGGTGCGCACTTACATAATCGATGTGATCGGGGAGATCGGCGGGCACTTCGGTGCCAACCTTGGGACCTGTGAGATCGCCGTCGCCCTTCACAGCGTCCTCGACTCGCCGCGCGACAAGATCCTCTGGGATGTCGGCCACCAGGCCTACCCGCACAAGATCCTCACCGGCCGCCGCGACGAGCTGCCGACGATCCGCCAGTACGAAGGCCTCGCGCCGTTCTGCTCGATCCCGGAATCCGAGCACGACATCATGGGCGCCGGCCATGCGTCCACGTCGATCTCGTACGGAGTCGGGCTCAAGGAGGCGATGCGCAAGGGCATCGGCGAGGACGGACGGGTCGTCGCCGTGATCGGCGACGGCGCCCTGACCGGCGGTGTCGCCTACGAGGCGATGCACGCGGCCGGCGGGCTCGGCACTCCGATGGTGATCCTGCTGAACGACAACGGCATGTCGATCTCGCCCAACGTCGGCGCGCTCTCCAGCTACTTCCAGCGGGCCCGGCTGAGGCCCGGACTCTTCCATGCGCGGGAAGAGGTCGAAGACCGGCTGACCAAGTTGCCACTCGGCCTCGGCAAACGCATCGAACGCCTCGGGCCTGAACTCAAGTCGGCGATCAAGGCCTACTGGGCGCCGGGACTGCTCTTCGAGGAACTCGACCTCGCTTACATGGGCGTGATCGACGGCCACGACGTCGGTGCCGTGCGGCGAGCCCTGAACGAGGCCTTCGCCGCCGACCGTCCGGTGGTCGTCCACGTCCACACGGTCAAGGGCCGCGGATTCGCCCCGGCCGAAGAGGGCGGCCTCTCCGGAATGGAGACCTGGCACGCGGCGAAGCCCGGTTCGATCGTCAACGGCGCCCCCGCTAGCAAGCCGAAGCTCGTGCCGATCCAGGAGTCCGACGCACCGGCGTCGATCGCACCCGAGATCCTCGAGAAGCCCGTGCCCAAGGCGGCGCCGCCGCAGTACACCCAGGTCTTCTCCGGCGCCATGGTCAAGGAGGCGGAGGCCGACCCCCGGGTGATCGGGATCACCGCCGCGATGGCCGGTGGTGCCGGACTGCAGCAGCTGGCCGACGAGCGCCCCGGGCAGTACTACGACGTCGGCATCGCCGAGCAGAACGCCGTGCTGATGGCCGGCGGCATCGCGCTCCAGGGTGGCAAGCCGGTCTGCGCGATCTACTCGACCTTCCTCCAGCGGGCCTACGACCAGATCGTCCACGATGTCTGCCTGCAGAAGCTCGACGTGACTTTTGCCATGGACCGGGCCGGACTGGTCGGCGACGACGGCCCGACCCACCACGGAGTCTTCGACATCGCTTACTTCCGGCCGCTTCCGAACGTGGTCGTGATGGCGCCACGGGACGAAGCGATGCTGGTCCACATGCTTCACACGGCGATCAGCCACGACGGCCCTGCCGCGCTGCGCTACCCGCGAGGGGCTGCCGCCGGAGTCGAGCTTCCGGCCGAGCCCGAGAACATTCCTATCGGCACCGGCGAGACCCTCAGGAACGGCGAGCGGATCGCCCTGATCGGTTATGGCAGCGGCGTCGGGATCGCACTCGAAGCGGCTGATCAGCTCGAGCAGCAGGGGGTCAGGCCGACCGTCGCCGACGCGCGCTTCGTGAAGCCGCTCGACGCCGAGTTGATCGAGCGCCTGGCGATCGGCCACGACCTGATCGTCACCATCGAAGAAGGCGTGCTGCAGGGCGGTTTCGGTTCGGCCGTGCTCGAGTACCTCGAAGACAACTTCCCGAATCCCGGTGGTCGCGCCCGGGTGCTCAGGATCGGCCTGCCCGATCGTTACGTCACACACGGCAAGCCCGGGCTGCTGCTCGAAGAAGTCGGTCTGACCGCGGATGCAGTGTCGGCCCGGATCCTGAGCGTGATCGATTCCTCGGCCGAGCTGACCCGCTGA
- a CDS encoding polyprenyl synthetase family protein, which produces MSYPDDLREAVDQHLATIHFSTEAATAGLDDSMRYSLLAGGKRIRPVLCLATARSLGDEIEPYLGLAASLEMVHTYSLVHDDLPAMDDDDLRRGQPTSHIKYGEAVAILAGDGLFAEAVRLMASVQSDPARVLEAVQLLASATGVEGMVGGQYVDVTATDLDRDGLRHLHSLKTGRLIRVSVETALAYGGVAVEERAPYQQFAAELGILFQIVDDILDVTGTDVELGKPQGSDERHGKVTYVSLYGLQEAKSLASQSHEQALSALAAVDGETDYLRRVADYIYMREQ; this is translated from the coding sequence GTGAGTTATCCGGACGACCTTCGGGAAGCGGTAGACCAGCACCTGGCAACGATTCACTTTTCGACCGAAGCCGCCACCGCAGGGCTCGACGATTCAATGCGTTACTCGCTTCTGGCCGGCGGCAAGCGCATCCGGCCGGTGCTCTGCCTCGCGACCGCGCGTTCGCTCGGCGACGAGATCGAGCCGTACCTCGGACTTGCCGCGTCGCTCGAAATGGTCCACACCTACTCGCTGGTCCACGACGACCTGCCGGCGATGGATGACGACGACCTTCGCCGCGGCCAGCCGACTTCCCACATCAAATACGGGGAGGCGGTCGCGATCCTGGCCGGCGACGGGCTTTTTGCCGAGGCGGTGCGATTGATGGCCTCCGTGCAGAGTGATCCGGCCCGCGTGCTCGAGGCAGTTCAGCTCCTGGCCAGCGCTACCGGGGTCGAAGGCATGGTCGGCGGGCAGTACGTGGACGTGACCGCGACCGACCTCGACCGTGACGGGCTGCGCCACCTCCATTCGCTGAAGACCGGCCGGCTGATTCGGGTCAGCGTCGAGACGGCCCTGGCCTACGGCGGCGTGGCGGTCGAGGAGCGGGCGCCCTACCAGCAGTTTGCGGCCGAGCTCGGGATCCTTTTCCAGATCGTCGACGACATCCTCGACGTCACCGGGACCGACGTCGAGCTGGGCAAACCGCAGGGCAGTGACGAACGCCATGGCAAGGTGACGTACGTGAGCCTTTATGGTTTGCAAGAGGCGAAGAGCCTGGCCAGCCAGTCCCACGAGCAGGCTCTTTCGGCGCTGGCCGCCGTTGATGGTGAGACCGATTACCTGAGACGGGTCGCCGATTACATTTACATGAGAGAACAGTGA
- the nusB gene encoding transcription antitermination factor NusB, which yields MRRSQQRRDAVFACYQQDVTDRPLSTLLAEARPFTKELAEGVEAHRAELDEVISEYAKGWDISRIAPLEKNIMRVALFEMNYRDDVPFEVAIDEAVETAKKYSGAEAPGFVNGILGSAAKAMEADVR from the coding sequence ATGCGTCGTTCTCAACAGCGCCGGGATGCGGTTTTCGCCTGTTATCAGCAGGACGTGACCGACCGGCCCCTCTCAACCCTCCTGGCCGAGGCCCGTCCTTTCACGAAGGAACTGGCCGAAGGGGTGGAGGCGCACCGTGCCGAGCTCGACGAAGTGATCTCCGAGTACGCAAAGGGCTGGGACATCAGCCGGATCGCGCCGCTGGAGAAGAACATCATGCGGGTGGCGCTCTTCGAGATGAATTATCGCGACGACGTGCCTTTCGAGGTGGCGATCGACGAAGCGGTCGAGACCGCGAAGAAGTACAGCGGCGCCGAGGCGCCGGGATTCGTCAACGGCATCCTCGGATCGGCGGCGAAAGCGATGGAGGCCGACGTCCGTTGA
- a CDS encoding YjbQ family protein, with translation MHQRDFTFEPRPRGFHLVTAEVVAAVPELKWFSPGLVHLMIRHTSASLSLNENASPEVREDLRTWIDDTVPEDFPWTHTLEGADDMPAHAKATLTGFDLTLPISGGCLHLGTWQGIYLCEHRDQGGPRSITATVWGQKP, from the coding sequence ATACATCAACGCGACTTCACGTTCGAGCCCCGTCCCCGGGGTTTCCATCTGGTCACCGCGGAAGTCGTGGCGGCAGTCCCCGAGCTGAAGTGGTTCTCGCCGGGACTGGTCCACCTGATGATTCGCCATACCTCGGCCTCGCTCTCGCTCAACGAGAACGCGTCGCCGGAAGTACGCGAGGACCTGCGCACCTGGATTGACGACACCGTGCCTGAGGACTTCCCCTGGACCCACACGCTGGAGGGTGCCGACGACATGCCGGCCCACGCCAAGGCGACCCTCACCGGCTTCGATCTCACCCTGCCGATCAGCGGTGGCTGCCTCCACCTGGGTACGTGGCAGGGCATATATCTGTGCGAGCACCGCGATCAGGGCGGACCACGCTCGATCACGGCGACGGTCTGGGGCCAGAAGCCCTAA
- the efp gene encoding elongation factor P codes for MISTSEFRNGSHIEVDGKIMRIIEFQHVKPGKGGAFVRTKLRRIEDGSVIDKTFRAGEKFRPVRTESRKMQYLYESGDTVVFMDNRTYDQIEIPAELAADALRWIQPNDEVEILFVDELPSEVAVASSIEAKVLKTEPGLKGDTASGGGSKPATLESGVEIQVPLFINEGEVIKVNTENAEYMSRA; via the coding sequence GTGATTTCAACCAGCGAATTCCGCAACGGGTCCCACATCGAAGTCGATGGCAAGATCATGCGCATCATCGAGTTCCAGCATGTGAAGCCGGGCAAGGGTGGCGCTTTCGTGCGAACCAAACTGCGCCGGATCGAAGACGGTTCGGTGATCGACAAGACCTTTCGGGCCGGTGAGAAGTTCCGTCCCGTAAGGACCGAGTCCCGGAAGATGCAGTACCTGTACGAGTCCGGCGACACGGTCGTTTTCATGGACAACCGGACCTACGACCAGATCGAGATCCCAGCCGAGCTGGCGGCGGATGCCCTTCGCTGGATTCAGCCGAACGATGAGGTCGAAATCCTTTTCGTAGATGAACTGCCCTCGGAGGTCGCTGTCGCGAGCTCGATCGAAGCCAAGGTCTTGAAGACCGAGCCGGGCCTCAAAGGTGATACCGCGTCGGGTGGCGGTAGCAAGCCGGCGACGCTCGAATCCGGCGTGGAGATCCAGGTCCCGCTCTTCATCAACGAGGGCGAAGTGATCAAGGTCAACACGGAGAACGCTGAATACATGTCACGGGCCTGA
- a CDS encoding M42 family metallopeptidase, with translation MTTPPLLDKLLNTPGPSGYELAAATVWREAADFAEVTTDGLGGSIATIGDDNEAPLVAVVGHIDEIGLVITHIDDKGFLYFAPIGGWDPQILVGQRVTITGNEGQVPGVAGRLPIHLLDPEQRKKVVKLKEMHIDIGAEDNEAAEAMVSVGDPVVIDTEPMTVAGGRLVSRSMDNRLGSYIALEALRRCNENKKLKARFSAVAAVQEEIGLFGSRTAAFAVRPDLAVAIDVTHATDAPGVNEKEVGSHPFGSGPVIGRGSTLSPRLYEMLRDAAETADIPYSVGASGNSTHTDADSLQISRSGIPTGLVSIPLRYMHSPVEMVDLADVESTVELIVAFVEAIEPGVDLSR, from the coding sequence ATGACGACCCCGCCGCTTCTCGACAAGCTCCTCAACACCCCCGGCCCCTCCGGCTACGAACTCGCCGCCGCCACGGTCTGGCGCGAAGCCGCCGATTTCGCCGAGGTGACCACCGACGGACTCGGCGGCAGCATCGCCACGATCGGCGACGACAACGAGGCGCCGCTGGTCGCCGTGGTCGGGCACATCGACGAAATCGGGTTGGTCATCACCCACATCGACGACAAGGGGTTCCTCTACTTCGCCCCGATCGGCGGCTGGGATCCCCAGATCCTGGTCGGCCAGCGGGTCACGATCACCGGCAACGAGGGCCAGGTACCCGGCGTGGCCGGCCGCCTGCCGATCCATCTGCTCGATCCCGAGCAGCGCAAGAAGGTCGTGAAACTCAAGGAGATGCACATCGACATCGGCGCCGAGGACAACGAAGCGGCCGAGGCCATGGTCTCCGTCGGAGATCCGGTCGTGATCGACACCGAGCCGATGACCGTCGCCGGCGGCCGCCTGGTCTCGCGCTCGATGGACAACCGTCTCGGTTCTTACATCGCGCTCGAAGCCCTGCGCCGCTGCAACGAGAACAAGAAGCTCAAGGCCCGTTTCTCGGCGGTCGCCGCCGTCCAGGAAGAGATCGGTCTGTTCGGATCCCGTACCGCCGCCTTCGCCGTGCGGCCCGACCTCGCGGTCGCGATCGACGTGACCCACGCGACCGACGCGCCCGGGGTGAACGAGAAAGAGGTCGGCAGCCATCCTTTCGGCTCCGGCCCGGTGATCGGTCGCGGCTCGACCCTCTCGCCCCGGCTCTACGAGATGCTGCGGGACGCCGCCGAGACCGCGGACATCCCGTATTCGGTCGGTGCCAGCGGCAACTCGACCCACACCGATGCCGACTCACTCCAGATCTCCCGGAGCGGCATCCCCACGGGGCTGGTCTCGATCCCGCTGCGGTACATGCACTCGCCAGTCGAGATGGTCGACCTCGCCGACGTCGAGTCCACGGTCGAGCTGATCGTCGCTTTCGTCGAAGCGATCGAACCCGGGGTCGATCTGAGCCGCTGA
- a CDS encoding aminopeptidase P family protein: MVKNSRAEKLAGLAGDSGVDSLLIAELTNLRYVSGFTGTNGACLVGPENRTFFTDFRYTDRAAAEVEGFEIEIVSGDWLAGLAGFFQGKVGIEDDHLTVRTVNKLEEAAGDGVELVHCGGQVEALRRVKEPDEIERIAAAAELTDSLYHEIMERGLISRTEAEIGAFAVARMREQGAEPSFPPIVASGPNGASPHAEPGPRVVGKHELVTIDMGAILDGYCSDCTRTFATGMLDEKAAEIYEVTLAANEAGLKAVRPGAVAADVDAAARDLIKEAGYGEYFGHGLGHGVGLEVHEAPRLGARSKDVLAANEVVTVEPGIYISGFTGVRIEDLVVVGEDGIDQNLSTVSKALTYID, encoded by the coding sequence ATGGTGAAAAATAGCCGGGCGGAGAAGCTGGCCGGCCTGGCCGGTGACTCCGGCGTCGACTCGCTGCTGATCGCCGAGCTGACGAACCTGCGCTACGTCAGCGGGTTCACCGGGACCAACGGCGCCTGCCTGGTCGGGCCGGAGAACCGGACCTTCTTCACAGACTTCCGTTACACCGACCGCGCCGCGGCCGAGGTCGAGGGGTTCGAGATCGAGATCGTGTCAGGTGACTGGCTGGCCGGCCTCGCCGGTTTCTTCCAGGGCAAGGTGGGGATCGAAGATGATCACCTGACCGTCCGCACCGTCAACAAGCTCGAGGAGGCGGCGGGGGATGGCGTCGAGCTGGTCCATTGCGGCGGCCAGGTGGAAGCCCTGCGGCGGGTCAAGGAGCCCGATGAGATCGAGCGGATCGCCGCTGCGGCCGAATTGACCGATTCCCTCTACCACGAGATCATGGAACGCGGCCTGATCAGCCGGACCGAAGCCGAGATCGGCGCGTTCGCGGTGGCCCGGATGCGGGAACAGGGTGCCGAGCCTTCATTCCCTCCGATTGTCGCCTCGGGGCCGAACGGGGCCTCGCCGCACGCCGAGCCTGGCCCGAGGGTCGTCGGCAAGCACGAGCTGGTCACGATCGACATGGGCGCAATCCTCGACGGGTACTGCTCCGACTGCACCCGCACTTTCGCCACCGGAATGCTGGACGAGAAGGCAGCCGAGATCTACGAAGTCACACTGGCCGCGAACGAAGCGGGTCTGAAGGCCGTTCGGCCGGGGGCCGTGGCGGCCGACGTTGACGCTGCTGCGCGAGACCTGATCAAGGAGGCCGGTTACGGCGAGTATTTCGGGCACGGCCTCGGTCACGGGGTGGGCCTCGAGGTCCATGAGGCCCCGCGGCTCGGAGCCAGGTCCAAGGACGTACTGGCCGCGAACGAGGTGGTGACGGTCGAACCAGGCATCTACATCTCCGGATTCACTGGGGTCCGAATAGAAGACCTCGTCGTGGTTGGCGAGGACGGAATTGATCAGAACCTGAGCACGGTTTCAAAGGCTCTGACTTACATCGACTGA
- a CDS encoding 3-dehydroquinate dehydratase: MSRSQNRVAILHGVNFDVLERRDPELYGGVSLSELEHRITGWAAELELEASFFQTNSEAEFCGYLHRLSVGADGALINAGAWTHYSRAISDAFAVDPVPAIEVHLSDVENREDWRRVSVFDGLVADKVSGKGIDGYREALELMTKHLGINGEK, encoded by the coding sequence ATGAGCCGTTCCCAGAACCGTGTGGCGATCCTGCACGGCGTCAATTTCGACGTCCTTGAACGTCGCGACCCCGAGCTTTACGGCGGGGTGAGCCTGAGCGAGCTCGAGCACCGGATCACCGGCTGGGCCGCCGAGCTGGAGCTCGAGGCGAGCTTCTTCCAGACCAACTCCGAGGCGGAGTTCTGCGGATACCTGCACCGGCTCAGCGTAGGCGCCGACGGCGCTCTGATCAACGCCGGCGCCTGGACCCACTACAGCCGGGCGATCAGTGACGCCTTTGCGGTCGATCCGGTTCCGGCGATCGAAGTTCACCTGTCCGACGTCGAGAACCGCGAGGACTGGCGGCGGGTCTCGGTCTTCGACGGCCTGGTCGCCGACAAGGTTTCCGGCAAGGGGATCGACGGCTACCGGGAAGCGCTCGAGCTGATGACCAAACACCTCGGTATCAATGGTGAAAAATAG
- a CDS encoding bifunctional shikimate kinase/3-dehydroquinate synthase, whose translation MICLVGFMGAGKSSALVELSAHGLKTVDADRLIEAEAGCPISVYFERHGEARFRELEQQTILAALSAPGIDAVALGGGAVGTPAIREALSSRQHTVVWLDVELDTAWRRVRAGNRPLGQNQDDFKALYDFRQPLYDSVADAVLPAVVRRVWDRALGPVRALATLPEGTRMIWAASANGEYPVYVGNGLLDSQLFAGAGDVMPGDGDSYVFTDDVVGPLYANRLGNIKASISVPPGESAKTISQAEKSLRGMAMLGVTRQDRMLALGGGVVGDLAGFCAHTYQRGIPVVQVPTTLVAQVDSAYGGKTGVDLPEGKNYVGAFHLPSAVITDVDTLATLSGAELTAGMAEVVKTALLAGGELWQQVLKLQPGEILNRGDLIYACARYKCRIVAADEGDTGLRAVLNFGHTVGHAIESATGYERYRHGEAVALGLLAALRLSDAPDLRESVRRWCEFHGLPIQLEANVVVDDVIEAIQFDKKKTSRGVGFVLLSKPGEPVIDRLVAEDRVRYAVEELTR comes from the coding sequence ATGATCTGTCTGGTCGGATTCATGGGAGCGGGCAAGTCTTCTGCTCTCGTGGAGCTGTCCGCTCACGGACTCAAGACGGTTGACGCCGACCGCCTGATCGAAGCCGAGGCCGGCTGCCCGATCTCGGTCTATTTCGAGCGCCACGGCGAGGCCAGGTTCCGCGAACTCGAGCAACAGACGATTCTCGCCGCATTGAGCGCGCCGGGAATCGACGCGGTCGCCCTCGGCGGAGGTGCCGTCGGAACTCCCGCGATACGCGAAGCCCTCTCCAGCCGTCAGCACACGGTTGTCTGGCTGGATGTCGAGCTCGACACGGCCTGGCGGCGGGTCCGGGCGGGCAACCGCCCGCTGGGCCAGAACCAGGATGACTTCAAAGCCCTTTACGACTTTCGCCAGCCGCTCTACGACTCGGTCGCTGACGCGGTGCTGCCGGCGGTCGTCCGGCGGGTCTGGGACCGGGCGCTCGGTCCGGTCCGTGCCCTCGCCACGCTGCCGGAGGGCACAAGGATGATCTGGGCGGCCAGCGCCAACGGCGAATACCCGGTTTACGTCGGCAACGGCCTGCTCGACTCACAGCTGTTCGCCGGCGCCGGAGATGTGATGCCCGGCGACGGTGACTCTTACGTCTTCACCGACGACGTGGTCGGCCCGCTCTACGCGAATCGCCTCGGCAACATCAAAGCTTCGATTTCGGTTCCACCGGGCGAATCGGCCAAGACCATCTCCCAGGCCGAGAAGTCTTTGCGCGGCATGGCCATGCTCGGGGTGACCCGCCAGGACCGCATGCTCGCCCTCGGCGGCGGTGTCGTCGGCGACCTGGCCGGTTTCTGTGCCCACACCTACCAGCGCGGCATCCCGGTGGTCCAGGTGCCGACCACGCTCGTGGCCCAGGTCGATTCCGCGTATGGCGGCAAGACCGGGGTGGACCTGCCGGAAGGCAAGAATTACGTCGGCGCCTTCCACCTGCCGTCAGCGGTCATCACCGATGTCGACACGCTCGCGACCCTGTCGGGGGCAGAACTCACGGCCGGCATGGCCGAAGTCGTGAAGACCGCCTTGCTGGCCGGTGGCGAGCTGTGGCAGCAGGTGCTGAAACTCCAGCCGGGGGAGATCCTGAACCGCGGCGACCTGATCTACGCCTGCGCCCGCTACAAATGCCGCATCGTCGCCGCCGACGAGGGCGACACCGGCCTGCGCGCCGTGCTCAACTTCGGTCACACCGTCGGTCACGCGATCGAGTCGGCCACCGGGTATGAGCGGTACCGTCACGGCGAGGCCGTCGCCCTGGGCCTGCTCGCCGCCCTGCGGCTCTCCGACGCCCCCGACCTGCGTGAATCGGTCCGGCGCTGGTGCGAGTTCCACGGCCTGCCGATCCAGCTCGAAGCGAACGTCGTCGTCGATGACGTGATCGAAGCGATTCAGTTCGACAAGAAGAAGACCTCCCGGGGAGTCGGTTTCGTACTGCTCTCCAAGCCGGGAGAGCCCGTGATCGATCGCCTCGTGGCGGAAGATCGAGTCCGTTACGCCGTGGAGGAGTTGACCAGATGA